In Candidatus Methylomirabilota bacterium, the DNA window TCGAGTGGTATCGCACGCCCATCCGACGTGCCGACGAGAAGTCGCGTCTTGCCGACCGCGGCCACCGACGCGACGGTGGCGCCATTCAAGCCCTGCACGACGACGGACGGAGGGGACGGGCCTCCCTTGAGCGAGGCGAACTCGAGATTGCCTGGGCCAGTGAGGGTGAAGGCGATCTCTCGGTACTCGTCGACCCCGATCGCCTCTCCCGCGGCCGGGCCGAGCCCGCCGGCCGTCGCGGCGTAGGTCCCCACGAGGGTCACCGTGGCGGGCTTGAACAGCGGATAGACCTCGGCGGCGATGACGAAAAGGATGGCGAGGATGCACGCGATGATGATGATGCCGCCCACCACCACGAGCCGCGAGGCCCAGCGGTCGGCGAGGATGCGCCGCTCCGTGCGGGCCCGGCTGACCACGAGCGGGCGGGCCGGGGAGGCTGGCCCGCCTGCCGGAAGAGTCTCGGTGTTGATGGCCACGTTATTGAATCTTCGCCAGCTCTTCCTTCGCGATCGAGGCCGGGATCGGGAAGTAGCCGTCCCTGATCACACCCTCCTGCCCTTCCTTGGAGACGATCACCTTCACGAATTCCCTCGTGAGCGGATCGAGCGCCTTGCCGGGCGCCTTGTTGATGTAGACGAAGAGGAAGCGCGCCATCGGGTAGGCCCCGGAGTAGGAGTTGTCGGCGGCGGCCTCCACGCACTTGCCGCCGTCCTTCTCGCTCAGCGGCACCGCCCGCACGCCGGCCGTGGTGTACCCGATGCCGCTGTACCCGGCCGCGAAGCGGTCCACTGTCGCACCCTGGACCACCGCCGCCGAGCCCGGCTGCTCCTTGACCGTATCCTTGTAGTCGCCGTTCTTCATGACGTGCTCTTTGAAGAAGCCGTAGGTGCCCGAGGCCGAGTTGCGACCGTAGAGGCTGATGGGCTTCTGCGCCCACTCCCCCGTGAGCCCGAGCTGCCCCCACGTGTTGATGTCCTCCTTGTAGCCCTGGCGGCGGCCCTTGGAGAACATCGCGTCCACCTGGCTCATGCTGAGGCACTTGATGGGGTTGTCCTTGTTGACGAAGACGGCGAGGGCGTCAACGGAGGTGCGAATGGCCAGCGGCTTGTAGCCGAACTTCTTCTCGAACTGGTCGATCTCCGTCCCTTTCATCTCGCGTGACATCGGGCCCAGCTGCGCGGTGCCGGCGATGAGGGCCGGGGGCGCCGTCGAGGAGCCCTTGCCCTCGATCTGGACCTTCGCATTGGGGTAGAAGCGGCTGAACGTCTCCGCCCAGTGGGTCATCAGATTGTTGAGCGTGTCGGAGCCGACGCTCGAGATATTGCCGCTGACGCCGCTGACCGATTTGTACGCCTGCAGTCCCGGATCCAGCTGTACGGGGGCAGCCAGGGCCAGACCGGAGGTCAACACGGCGACGGCCAGGGCCGACGCCACCATCCGCTTCCTCATATTGTCTCCCTTGTCGAAGGGTATGATCGGATCATCCCGCGGCCATGTTTCACTGACATAAACGTCGTGTTACGTTTGTGTTAATTCCGGCTGCCGAGCCGTGCCGAATCCTGCTCCCTGAAGCGATAGCCGACGCCTCGCACGGTCTCTATTCCCGGCACGGGGAGCCGAGCCGCCGTGAACTTCGCCCGGAGCCCGGCCACGTGCACGTCCGCGGTGCGCGGCTCGACGAAGCCGTCTTCGCCCCAGACAAGATCCAGCAGCTCCTCGCGTCCGAAGACACGCCCGGGAGTGCCCATGAGCGCGGCCAGCAAGTCGAACTCCTTGGGCGTGAGATCCACCCGCTGGCCCTTCATGATCACTTCGAAGCGGTGCCGGTCGATCTCGAGATCGCCGGCCTTGAGGTGCTGCTTCCTGCCCGTGACATCGCTCGCTTTGCCTCGCCGGACCACCGCGCGGATCCGCGCCACCAGCTCGCGAGGAGAGAAGGGCTTGGTGACGTAGTCGTCGGCGCCCATCTCGAACCCGAGGACCTTGTCGCCTTCCTCGACGCGGCCGGTGACCATGATGACGGGAATGCCGCGCGTCTCGGGGTCCTGCTTGAGGCGCCGGCACACCTCCCAGCCATTGAGCTGAGGCACCATGATGTCGAGAAGGATGACTTCCGGCTTGCCCTCGCGCGCGCGCTTGAGGGCGTCGGCGCCATTGTCCACCAGCGCCACGTCGTAGCCTTCCTTGGCCAGGTTGTAGCGAATCAGCTCGGCCACGTCCTGCTCGTCCTCGACGACGAGGACGCGGTGGCCCGATTTGAGCGATGCCGGTGGAGCGGACTCCGAGGTGCGCCGCCACGTTGCCATCGCCGCCTTGACCTCCCCCATGGCTCGTGTCGTCATGGCGGGAGTGTCGCCGCGGCAGGTTACGGCCGGATGACGGCTCCGTAAATGTTGGGTGAAGCGGGGGGTGTCGACTCGTTCCGGAACAGCCTGGGCTAGACCATCTCGGACGAGTGCGGCGCCAGGGAGAAGACGGGGGGAGCCTGATGTCGTCCCTCGTGCATGCCCCAGCGGTAGGTGACGCAGTCGCCGGCGACGAAGCCGCGGGACAGGAGAAACCCCCGCCGGTTCGACTCGCGCTTGCGCGCCACCACGGTCTCGAGGCGGGCCCAACCGCGCTCGGTCGCCAGACCCTTCGCGCCGAGCAGCGCTTCCAGGATTCCCCCGAGCGTCTCGCGGCGAGCGGGGTAACCGAGCTGGATGAGAAGCTCGACCATGTCGGAAAGATCGGCGGGTGCGGCCGGTCGAACTATCAAGGTGGAAACCATGGCGGGAGTCTCGCCTGCCGGCATCTCGCGAGAATGACGTTCGCGCGAAGCCTTGGTGTCAGTCTCCGTATTGAGATTGGGCCATCCGATGTCATTCGGACCTTGTATCGGAACTGCCGATTTGACTCTTTCGCCACGGCCTTTAGCATGTGGTGCTGGAGTCCATACCCAGGAGCGCAAAGGGAGGATTCATGGATAGACGGACATTCTTGAAGACGAGCGCCGGCGCCTCCGCCGGAATGATGGTGGCCGGGCTCGCTCAGCCGATGCGCTCGATGGCCGCGCCGGCCGCTGGCGGCACTAGCTGGCGCACCTTCGAGGTGACCACCCGGGTAGAGGTCATCAAGCCCTCGGGCGTGACGCGAGCCTGGGTGCCCATGCCGCTCTTGCCGGACACCGACTACCACAAGAACCTGAATCAAGGCTGGACCGGCAATGCGGCAATGATGCGCGTGTACCGTGACGAGAAGTATGGCGCGGGCATCTTCTACGCCGAGTGGCCGGGAACAGAGGCGGCGCCCGTGGTCGAGGTGACGACACGCTTCTCCACGCGCGACCGCGCCGTGGATCTCAGCGCGCCGGGCTCTCCCGGCTCAGAGGACAAGACGGTCCTCAAGAGGTATCTATCCGCCACCAAGTTCATCGCGACCGACGGCATCGTGCGTAAGACGGCGCGTGAGATCACCAAGACGGCGAGCACGGACGTCGACAAAGCCAAGGCCCTGTACGAGTGGATCGTCGACAATACCTTCCGCGACCCCAAGGTGCGCGGCTGCGGGCTGGGCGACATCACGGCCATGCTGGAGACGGGCAACCTCGGGGGCAAGTGCGCCGATCTGAACGCGCTGTTCGTCGGCATGGCGCGCTCCGTGGGCATCCCCGCGCGCGACATCTACGGCGTGCGCGTGGCCGACTCCGCCGAGTACAAGAGCCTCGGACGCGGCGGCGACATCACCAAGGCCCAGCACTGCCGCGCGGAGTTCTACGCGGCGAGCCACGGCTGGGTGCCCGTGGATCCTGCCGACGTGCGCAAGCTCGTGCTCGAGGAGAATGGCGGGATACCGCTCACGGATCCCAAGGTGCAGAAGGCGAGGGCCAAGCTCTTCGGCGCGCTGGAGATGAACTGGCTCGCCTACAACTATGCGGCCGACCTGAAGCTCCCCAACTCACCCGGCGATCCTCTCCCCTTCTTCATGTATCCACAGGCGGAGACGGCCAATGAGCGGCGGGACAGCCTCGACCCCGACTCCGTGCGCTACCGGTTAACTTCGAAGGAGCTGACCTCCTAAGTCCCGTCACCGCCGACGCTGCCTCGCTGCCCTCGGACCGCCCGGGGGCAGCGACATTTAAGCCGGCCTTCCGGGGCGGGGGGCGCGCTTGACACTCGCGTCGGCCCGCCTTAGGTTGAGCCTCGGTTGGTGCCGGGATTCGGGGAGGCGCAACGGGCGCCCCGTCCGACATCGGTAGCCCCATCGCCCGACGGAAGAGAGGGCCGAGCGGCCGTCTCTCTCCGATGGAGCGCGCCATCCGGTTCAAGACGCTCAACGGGGATGTGGCAAAGGCCGACAGGGGCGGCGAGGTCCGCCCCTGGACGTTGTCCGACATCCTGGTCCAGGACACGCCCGTGGCGTACGCTTTCATCGGGCCGGCGTTCTTCCTTCTGCTCTTCCTGGTCGCCTATCCCTTCGTCCTCTCCGTCTGGTTCAGCCTCAGCGACGCCCGCGTGGGGGAAACCGGCGCCTTCATCGGTCTCGACAATTTCCGGCGGCTCCTCTCGAGCTCGATCTTTCTCCAGACCCTGCAGAACTCCATGGTCTTCACCGCGCTGGCCCTGGGGCTCAAGACCATCTTCGGCATGGCCCTCGCCCTGCTCCTCTACCGGATCACGAGGTTCAAGCGCCTCATCCGGGGCGCGGTGCTGCTCCCCTTCATCGTACCCACCGCGCTCAGCACCCTCGTCTGGTGGTGGATGTTCGAGCCCCTCTACAGCGTGGTGAACTGGACCCTCAAGGCCTTGCACGTGGTGAATCGCGATATCCCCTGGCTGCCCGATCCCTATCTCGCCATGTTCACGGTCATCCTCGTGAACACCTGGCGGGGCCTCCCCTTCTTCGCCATCACCCTCCTCGCCGGCCTCGTGGCCATTCCGCGGGAGCTCTACGAGGCGGCCGAGTCGGACGGCGCCGGCCCGGTCAAGCGCTTCTGGCACGTCACGGTTCCCCTCGTCAAGCCCGTCCTCGCCGTGGTCATCCTGTTCTCGACCATTTTCACGCTCGCCGACTTCAACATCATCTACATCCTGACCAAGGGCGGG includes these proteins:
- a CDS encoding transglutaminase domain-containing protein, which codes for MDRRTFLKTSAGASAGMMVAGLAQPMRSMAAPAAGGTSWRTFEVTTRVEVIKPSGVTRAWVPMPLLPDTDYHKNLNQGWTGNAAMMRVYRDEKYGAGIFYAEWPGTEAAPVVEVTTRFSTRDRAVDLSAPGSPGSEDKTVLKRYLSATKFIATDGIVRKTAREITKTASTDVDKAKALYEWIVDNTFRDPKVRGCGLGDITAMLETGNLGGKCADLNALFVGMARSVGIPARDIYGVRVADSAEYKSLGRGGDITKAQHCRAEFYAASHGWVPVDPADVRKLVLEENGGIPLTDPKVQKARAKLFGALEMNWLAYNYAADLKLPNSPGDPLPFFMYPQAETANERRDSLDPDSVRYRLTSKELTS
- a CDS encoding ABC transporter permease, whose product is MAINTETLPAGGPASPARPLVVSRARTERRILADRWASRLVVVGGIIIIACILAILFVIAAEVYPLFKPATVTLVGTYAATAGGLGPAAGEAIGVDEYREIAFTLTGPGNLEFASLKGGPSPPSVVVQGLNGATVASVAAVGKTRLLVGTSDGRAIPLDMKFDVTFKDGTRAVVPAPSVGQAMALDPEKKRAVRRLASGGPDAGGGVTVAQVGAADLVVQSIVEKKALIGGARREESIQAFTPDVSGEITALRLDGRAEDLFIGTSQGNVLRYDMKEPSGPKLVETTAVTSKPGAPVTALGFLLGDRTLMVGDGQG
- a CDS encoding phosphate ABC transporter substrate-binding protein PstS family protein, whose translation is MRKRMVASALAVAVLTSGLALAAPVQLDPGLQAYKSVSGVSGNISSVGSDTLNNLMTHWAETFSRFYPNAKVQIEGKGSSTAPPALIAGTAQLGPMSREMKGTEIDQFEKKFGYKPLAIRTSVDALAVFVNKDNPIKCLSMSQVDAMFSKGRRQGYKEDINTWGQLGLTGEWAQKPISLYGRNSASGTYGFFKEHVMKNGDYKDTVKEQPGSAAVVQGATVDRFAAGYSGIGYTTAGVRAVPLSEKDGGKCVEAAADNSYSGAYPMARFLFVYINKAPGKALDPLTREFVKVIVSKEGQEGVIRDGYFPIPASIAKEELAKIQ
- a CDS encoding response regulator transcription factor; amino-acid sequence: MTTRAMGEVKAAMATWRRTSESAPPASLKSGHRVLVVEDEQDVAELIRYNLAKEGYDVALVDNGADALKRAREGKPEVILLDIMVPQLNGWEVCRRLKQDPETRGIPVIMVTGRVEEGDKVLGFEMGADDYVTKPFSPRELVARIRAVVRRGKASDVTGRKQHLKAGDLEIDRHRFEVIMKGQRVDLTPKEFDLLAALMGTPGRVFGREELLDLVWGEDGFVEPRTADVHVAGLRAKFTAARLPVPGIETVRGVGYRFREQDSARLGSRN
- a CDS encoding sugar ABC transporter permease — encoded protein: MERAIRFKTLNGDVAKADRGGEVRPWTLSDILVQDTPVAYAFIGPAFFLLLFLVAYPFVLSVWFSLSDARVGETGAFIGLDNFRRLLSSSIFLQTLQNSMVFTALALGLKTIFGMALALLLYRITRFKRLIRGAVLLPFIVPTALSTLVWWWMFEPLYSVVNWTLKALHVVNRDIPWLPDPYLAMFTVILVNTWRGLPFFAITLLAGLVAIPRELYEAAESDGAGPVKRFWHVTVPLVKPVLAVVILFSTIFTLADFNIIYILTKGGPMNMTHVFATYSFVLGLQSGQIGQGAAVSLFLFPILLLVVFVGLRIVRKSTTYE